DNA sequence from the Vicia villosa cultivar HV-30 ecotype Madison, WI linkage group LG3, Vvil1.0, whole genome shotgun sequence genome:
TAtgcatttttcaatttatttcttaaaatattttttagtttatttaaaaaatgggTGGAAACTATTTCCTAGAtactttgaaaaataattttaaaagggataaagtggaagaaaaaaaaggaaaatatgtGATATTTGATAGAAACAAATTCACAAGAAGTTAAGTGCAATTTGTACAATAGAGAACCAACATTTAATGCTATTGACTTATTGATCTTTTGTTGTGGCATTCAGAAAtagtaataaaaattattatgttttgcTAATATTTGCATGAAATGAATGGTTGGGTTGCAGCTGAAAAATTAGGCCTTGCCACTTCACCACCATACTTATCCCTAGTATCAAAGTTCAACAACAAAAATGTATCATTCTTGAATGGTGTTAACTTTGCTTCTGGAGGTGCTGGAATTTTTAATGGCAATGATGAAAATTTTGTAAGTACATTTCTAAAATTCTCTCCATCCTTCTCCAATTATATGTTTGTAAAACTTGAACTTCATAATGGAAAATACGGTGAATCAGAAGCTACACATATAAATTTCTCAAAAATAtcacaataaaaaatattttattcgtGCGACAGCGGTGAACCACCGtgttatgttatttttataatattttttgtatgataaaaatattacatttttCTTGCAGAAGCAATCAATACCTTTGACAAAGCAAGTGGAATACTATTCACAAGTGTATGAAcaattgacacaacaagtagaagcATCTACACTTAACAAACACCTTTCAAAATCTATCTTCATTGTTGTAATCGGAAGCAATGATATCTTTGGATATTATAATTCAATAGATCTTCGAAAGAAAAACACTCCTCAACAATATGCGAATTCCATGGCTTCCTCGCTAAAAATTCAACTTCAGGTAAACAATCAGATGTGCTGCAATTATTAACTGAGCTGAATTAACAAGacgattttattttgtttttaatttttaaatggtaTATTTTGGCAGGGATTATACAACAATGGTGCAAGGAAATTTGAGATTATTGGTCTTAGTCCAATTGGGTGTTGCCCAATAAGTAGACTCAAGAACAAAACAGAATGTTTTTCAGAAGCTAATTTAATGTCAACTAAATATAATGAATTCCTTCAAATTATGTTGAAGGAATTGAAAATGAAGAACAAGAATTTAAGTTACTCATACTTTGATACTTATGCTGCCATCCAAGACCTCACTCAAAATCCAACTTCTTATGGTACTATATATCATCATCACAAAAtcctatgtttttattttttttcattatttaaatagaaattgataattagaaattatttttaattaaaatgatgtatattttatattttttttccagGAATTGTAGATGTGAAAGGTGCTTGTTGTGGACTTGGTGAGCTTAATGCTAACTTTCTATGCACACCAATTTCAATCGTTTGTACAAATAGACAAGATCATATATTTTGGGATCAAGTTCATCCAACTGAGGCAGCCACTAGAATCATTGTGGATAAACTTTATAATGGACTTCCAAAATATACATATCCTATCAATATGGAAAAACTAATAGCTCTTTAAAATTGGGAAATTAACTACTCcctacaattttaattttttggtttTGTGATTTTTTGCTATCAAACGACAATATAAAAAATTCGAAGGATTTAGTTTATGTAGTTGTTTGAAGATAGTCTTTGAAGAAAGATAAAGTTGTAGTGTTATTCCCTAGAAGAAAAATGTGGCTTTTAATTAAGAGTATGAAAGTATGATATTGTTTTTTTCCAATAAGGAATGATACTAATCACAAAGAAAATTACAAGGGAACAATAGAGACCGTAAGCAGCCGACTACACATTACCTCTTTATATACGATAGAGGTAAAatgtttcaaaaatgaaaattaattacAGGACATAGATGAAACATAAACTGATCGAAACCACTTTTGAGAGGCTAGCACAATGACAATGATACACTCATCAAAGTTGAAAATGTTTCCGCGAAACAAAACCGCATTCCTCATCACCCAAATATTCCAAACAATCGCTAGCCAAATAACCCCAACAGTTAATCTTTCGTCTAAAACCTTAACTTTATCATTACAGAAAAGAAAGGAACCCAATCTATAAGAAACCAAATCCCCAATCGACTCTCCTACTTTATCCTAAATCCCACTCGTTAAGGGGCATGATTCAAACAAATGACTAGAATTCTCCATTTCTCTAAAATAGAAAACACAACAATTATCCCT
Encoded proteins:
- the LOC131656617 gene encoding GDSL esterase/lipase At5g55050-like translates to MMKNTFLFISFLILNLGFLEAQKVPAVYVFGDSLVDVGNNNYLTLSFVKAVLPHYGIDFPTKLPTGRFSNGKNAADLIAEKLGLATSPPYLSLVSKFNNKNVSFLNGVNFASGGAGIFNGNDENFKQSIPLTKQVEYYSQVYEQLTQQVEASTLNKHLSKSIFIVVIGSNDIFGYYNSIDLRKKNTPQQYANSMASSLKIQLQGLYNNGARKFEIIGLSPIGCCPISRLKNKTECFSEANLMSTKYNEFLQIMLKELKMKNKNLSYSYFDTYAAIQDLTQNPTSYGIVDVKGACCGLGELNANFLCTPISIVCTNRQDHIFWDQVHPTEAATRIIVDKLYNGLPKYTYPINMEKLIAL